The DNA segment AACCCTCTTCGACCCCTCTATTTGCTGCGCCTTCATCGAAGAGATCCAGTCGGGCGGCAACGGAGAGCCGCTGGCGACGACACACTGATTTTCGCGACCCTCTTTCAGGGAACGTGCATCCTGTAGGTTTTCCAGTCTATCCCGAGACTCTGTATCTTGTAATTCAGGACCCTTGCGCTGATCCCGAGAAGCCTTGCTGCCTCCTTCTGAATCCCTCCTGAAGAATGGAGAGCCTTCATTATCGCAGCTCTTTCAAGTTTCTCCAGGTTCAGCACATCTCCCGGCGACAACACGTCTTCATCCGGCCGTCCTTCCATCGTCAGGCTGGACGGCTCGATCATTTCGTATTCGCATAAGAGAACGGCGCGCTCGATCGCGTTCTGCAACTCCCGAACGTTGCCGGGCCAGTTATACGATCGCAACTTCCCGATCGCCGCGGGGGAAAACGTGGTGACCTTCTTTTTGAATTCGACCGCGTAACGGTTCAGGAAAAATCTCGCGAGGGGCAGGATATCCTCTGCCCGCTCCCGCAAAGGCGGCACGTGAAGGTTCACAACGTTCAGCCTGAAGAACAGGTCCTGGCGGAAACGGCCTTCTTTTACTTCCGTGCGCATGTCCTTGTTGGTGGCGGCAACAACCCTCACGTCCACCTTTATGCTTTTTCCGCTGCTTCCCAACCGTTCGAATTCCTGCTCCTGAAGCACCCGCAACACCTTCGCCTGTGTGGTGGAGCTCATGTCCCCGATCTCGTCGAGGAATATGGTTCCCTTGTCAGCCTGCTCGAATCGGCCGATCCGCAGCCTTTCCGCGCCGGTGAACGCTCCCTTTTCATGGCCGAACAGCTCGCTTTCCAGCAGGTTCTCATGCAGCGCGGCGCAGTTCACTTTCACGAGCGCGCATTTCGCACGCGGACTGCCGAAGTGGATGAGCGTCGCGAGAAGCTCCTTGCCGGTTCCGGTTTCGCCTGTTACCAATATGGTGGCGGTGGTCGGTGCGACCTTCCTGATCACGTTCAGGATCTCTTTCATGCCGCGGCTCTCCGCAACCAGCGCATCGTCCTCCATCGCGCTCCGGTAGGCGGACTTCTGGAAAAAGTCCAGCTCACCCTTCATGCTCCCCATCTTGCGGGCGGTTTTCACGCAATGGATCAGGTGGTCGATCTCGAACGGCTTCTGTATGTAATCGAACGCCCCGAGCCTGAGGGCCTGCACCGCCGTTTCCACCGTCGCATAAGCGGTCATGAGGATCACTTCCGTTTCCGAGCTTACCTCCTTGGCTTTCTTGAGGATGTCGACCCCTGTCAGATCCCCGAGCTTTATGTCGCTGACGACGACATGATAGGATTCGGTCTCCAGTTTCCTCACCGCTTCCATGCCCGAGGAAGCCTCGTGAACGGCATACCCCGCTTCCTCGAAAGAAACCTTGATCCCGGCCCTGAGGGAATCGTTGTCCTCTACGATCAGTATCTTATCCGCCACTCTTCTGCCTCGCCGGAATCTTTAAGATGAATTCGGTTCCCTTTCCCGGAATGCTTCGAAGATCCAGAATTCCTCCGTGGACGTGAACGATTTTCTGCGCCATAGGCAGGCCGATCCCGGTCCCTGTTTTTTTCGTCGTAAAAAAAGGCACGAAGATCCGATCCTGGATCTCGAGAGGTATCCCGGGCCCGTCGTCGTTTATGCTGATGCGCACGAACTCCTTTTCGATCTCCTTGGATGCGGGAAGGATCGTTTCGATCCGGCGGTTCAAGTCGACACGGTCGCTGAAATAGCGGGCCGTCCTTATCGTGATATCTACCTTTCCCTTTCCGTTGCACGCTTCCGCCGCATTTATCAATATATTGGCAATCGCCTGTTCCAGCAATCCCTCGTCGGCTTCCACGGCGGGCCGTTTATCCTTCGGCTTGTCGATGCGGAATTCCATGCCGGGGTGGATCGCCTGGATCCTTTGCACCACCTGCTCGACGATCCTGTCGACCACGATCGTACGGATACTGAGTTCGGCGGGCCGCACGAAATTCAGGCACTCGCGGATTATGTATTCCACCCTTCCTATTTCCTGCGAAATCATTCCCACGGAGGACTTGAGTTTTTCGTCCCCCGAAATATGGGAGCGCAGGATTCCGCAATGGACGCCGATGCTCGCGATCGGGTTTCGTATCTCGTGGGCGAGTCCCGCCGCCATCTGTCCCAGAAGGAGCAGCCTCTGCTTAAGGTTCTCGTTTTCCTCCGCCATCTCTACGTGGGTCAGGTCCTTGAAGAAGGCGCAAATTCCTATCTTTTTCTTCCCTTCCTTAAGCTCCGACAGGGTGAAGCCCAGGAATTGGCGCTCCCCGTCCTTTCCCGGCAAATCGACTTCGAGCCTCGTCGGCAGGTAGTTCATCGCTATCGATTCGCTTAGCACACGAAAGAAGGAATTTTCCCCTGCCCGGTCATGGATGCTTTCACCGGGTTTCAGGGGGCTTCCTTCAAGGATTTTCTTCCCGATGGGGTTGATGTACGCGATCGTGCCGTCCATGTACATGGCTACGATCCCCGCACGGAAGCTGGACAATATCATCTTTTCCAAGTGGGTTCTCCATCGTCTGATGAAAAATCCTTATATTTAAATATAATGGAATGAGGTTCCACGGACAATGATCGTCGGAAAAAGATGAAAGGATGCGGGGAGCCGGACGCTCCCCTCCGTGCCCGGACACTCTCGAAACAAAAGCGATTCTCCGCGCGTGCCGGTTCGCCTTGCCGCCGGCCCGGGATGAGGCCCTTCCTCAGACCGAATTTTTTATCCTGATCCTGCACCCGGTCGAAGTGGCATGCTGATGATGATCGCACATCCCGACGTACAGGGTATATACGCCGTCCGGGTATGCGGTGGTGTCCATTTTGTAGGAGAACTTCCCCTCGCATTTCTTGTCGTAGAATTCCTCTTCGACGAGGGTGTGATCGAGATAATACCTGACGCCGTACCCGACTTCTTCGCCGTAACCCAATTTGGAAAGATCCGCCAGTTCGGATTCTATCGTCACCACCCCCGACAGCACATCGCCTTGTTTGACGGAAGTGACCGTCAGTTCCGGAACTACATTCGTTCCATCCTTGTAAAGGTTATGCGAGTGGCCATGCGGATGTCCGTGGACTATTTCCTCGTCCGACAGGCCCTCCACGGAATACCGGCCGGGGGCATAGGTCTTGAGGGGTTCTCCCTCCATCATTATGATCGCCTCCGAAAGGTCGATGATTTTCCCTTCGTAGTCCCTGCCGTCCCATGTCTCCGTGTGCGTCCCCGCCTCGCGTGTTTCCCAGTTCACGATGGTTTTCAGATAAAGCTCCCGGGTCTTCGCCTTGATCACCTTAATGCTGATCCTTGCAGGCTCGTCGATGGTGTATGTGATGACCCCGACTTCGCCTTTCGCCGGATCGAAGGCGAACGCCCTCTCCATTTTGAAATCCTTGAAACTGAGCTTTACGGGCTTGTGGCCTCCGTGTCCTTCCGGGTGGTCATGGTCGTGATGATGATGGTTGTGCTCTTCCACTTATCCGTCTCCTTTGGCTAATATTTTGAAAATATCGCGAATCTGTGGTGCGCCCACACGCTCTTCACCCACCAGGGAATCGCCATTCTTTCAAGAAACGCGAACTTGTCGATTTTTCGCTTCATGCCTTCATCGCGTCCATTGTAATACCGCATGATATCCCACGTCCAACGATCCGCTTGCCCCTCCCCGCTCCCGAAGATTTTTCTGATGTAAGGACCGATCGGAAAGCAGGTATCGGGCCATGGCGGGACATCGAGGACTCCTTGCGCCTTCATTTCCAGGCCAAGGGACGCCATCAGGGAACGTATCAATCCCATGTCGGCCCATTTTTCATCTACCCTGCCGAAGAAATCCCTGTCGAAAAAATGCTTCCTCAAAAGATAACCCGCCTGTCGCCTGTTCGGCATGAAAATAAGAACCATGCCCGATGCGACCCTGGCGATTTCCGAAAGAAGCGATTTCGCTTGCCTGACGTGCCACAACGCGGCGAAATTCCATACCAGGTCGAAACTGCCGTCTTCGAAGGGCAACCTCGACATATCTACGTGCTTTATTATCTTATACTTATCGGCATATGGCAGCTCCTTCCAAAGGCAGGCCGCTTCTTCGACATGAGTGTCGTTCGTGCCGACTAAGGTGACGTTGCATCCTTTTTCCGCAAAATGAACGCTGTTTATTCCGGTCAAACCCGTCATGCCGTAGATCGGGACTTCCAACACATTTCTGATATTAGTGGAACAAGTTATCGAATCGAAAAAATCGTTCAACATGAATCTTTCGTACACCGTACCGAGCCCTTCATCGTAATTTCGAGCGTTTGGCAAATTTACCATTCCTGCGGTTCCTGCAAGAGTGAGCATCGGATTTTCGAGACTGTTCCTTTACTTTTCTTATCGGTGTATCGTCCCGCAGTTATTGTGCCAGAGGGATAACTATTATTCCACACGGGAGATATTTCGCATAAGTTATCAATATTACGAGGTATTCCAAATGCGCTGCAAGTGATCACGAACAAGTCGATCAAGAAATCGGCAGGCGATATGCGTAAAATATTCCTCACAAAACGCAAGAGATGCAAATATTTTCCCTATCATTAGGGGCAGTTTGGTAGCGCGCGAAATCGGCGTCTCACAGAGTGTTTAATTTACTCGGTTTTTTGTTCCTCCGTTATTGCCGCCTTGCGCGCATCCCGACCGGGACGCCAACCGTACCGCGCGTAACGACCGCTTCGCCATCGAAGCGGTATAAAGCCTTTCCGGGTCATCGCAGTTCACCGCAATGCTCCATGGTAACCCAATGTAGCGACACCGTGCTGCCCGGCGCATCTCATTGGCACACAACCAATTGATATCATTAATTTATTCTCTATAAACTGCCTGTAATAATAAACAGGCCGTATTTCGATAATCGACACGTTTCCATACGGACTTCCTACTCGTAACCACCCATCCATGAATTGGAATATGTACCCCTTGAGTACAAATTATGGAATTATATGACAAAGAACAAGAAATATTTTCACACCCCTGCTCCCTCACCCCTGCCATCCATCATCAATTGCTCTTCATTATCATGATGTTATATATATTTCTCGAGTATGGCATGCGTCTTGAAGACTATATGTCGTGAAATGTTCACTTGTGATTGTGGACACACCAAACCATAGAAGGGAGGGGAAAAAAGATGAGGAAGTTAGTAATACCGGTATTCCTGGTTGTCATGTTGGTCGCAACCAGCGCTTTGGCTGCTCCGATCGTGTACTCCAACACCCGGCCTCAGCCCGTCGGTTCGTCTGCAGAAACTTCGCTCCAGACGATTCTCGACACGATCACGGGCTCGCCCGGGTCCATCAACGCGTACTCGGATCAGAAGAACGCAGGGTATTGGGGGCTGCAGAATCCGGCTCCCGGAGTCATCGCCCCGTTGCTCCGGTTCCAGTTCGCGGGCAATTCGAACGAGTTCGGGCTTTGGAGCGGGAAGGACACTAACGGGCCGATCAATACCCGGGCGATCTTCCTGGGAAGCGCAACCCCGACGGATTTCGCGCTCGTTCAGTGGCTTACCTCAAGCAGTGGCGTTATCTTCGGCGGCAGCGGAGTTGCAGCAGGGGCGTTCTCGGGCATTCCGATCAACGGATTCGGGTTCTACATTTCGGGACAGGGCGGCACTTTCTTTTCCATCGACCAGCTGAACGGCGGCTATGCGCAGATGTTGGCCTATCAGCAGGCTGCCAGCAACACGTGGATCCTCGCTTTCGAGGACCTTCCGAGAGCGGGAGCCGATGGCGATTTCAACGACAAGGTCGTGTCAGTTGAATCGATCGTGCCTGTTCCCGAACCGGGAACGATGTTCCTCCTCGGTTCCGGCCTGGTAGGCCTTGCCGGGTGGGGCCGCAAGAAGTTCAGGAAATAAGCTTAAAAAGACAAAAACAACAATACTCCAAGGAGGAAATACACAATGTGCTGTGGAACCGCAAAGTCGCCTTGCATCGAGATCGAGCTTCATCCGACGGTGGCGGAGAACTGCTGCGGGACGGCGAAGTCGCCCTGCATCGAGATCGAGCTTCATCCGACGGTGGTGGAGAACTGCTGCGGGACGGCGAAGTCGCCCTGCATCGAGATCGAGCTTCATCCTGAGGTCGAGGAAAACAGCTCCGAGTCCGAAACCGCGACCGAATAATGGGAAGCAACGTACTGCCGGCTAACAACGAGTGGATCGAAGTATCGCCGAACGTGAAGGTCTCGGGACCTTCGCACAAGGCGTTCCTGGCGGGGGTGGTAAGTAATCAGCCGGAGAACGATCCCGATGACATCCGCATCGAAGACGAATCGAAGAAGATCGTCATCAGGCGGAGAAACGAGCGGGAAGAAGACAGGGTTTTCACCATAACGTACGGGGTGAACGCCCACGGAGCCGATTACTTCGTAAACCGGAAGGTAGTCGTCAGGAAGGTGTAGACCGCACGGTCGGCAGCCGGGAATTTCTTCGAGGCAGCTGAGGGCGGGGTGATATAATCACCTCGCCCTCTTTTTATAAAATCAAATTACGGACGGACATGCGAAAAATGGACAGGGAAAAATTCAAGATCGACATCAATACGCCCGACCCGGGTTACGAGCCGTTCCCGGTGTCGATTATGAACCGTTCCACTTACGAGGCCACGACATTCGACCCGGCCCTTGGAAAACCGGCCGCCATTTCCTACCGCCTGAACAAGGCCGGCTGCATCCGGATCAGGATCGTCCACAGGAACCGCGCCGACATGCTGATACGCACGCTGCAGGACTGGACCAGGCAGGAGTTCGGAAAATATTCGATCCTCTGGGACGGGCGGGATTCCTCGGGAAACATCGTGGACAACAGGCAAATCCTTGTCCTCTTCGAATCGAAGGACAAGGATAACGGACTTCGCCATCGCGATCATGAAGAAAGCGGGTGCCGCGACCCCATGCTTTCCGTGAGGACCGACCCGGCTCCAGATCGACCTCTCAAGGGAACATTAGATATATGGACGTCGTTGGCGGCCGAATCGGTCGATTTCGGAAGGGAAAACGGCTTCGAGGCGAGATATTACATGGACGGCAAGTTATTCCGGACGGATAAGGCGGATCCGGGAACGAAGGAGTTCCACATCCGTCTCGACTTATCCGAACTGGAAAACGGCGAACATCTCATCACCGTCAATATCGACGATCTTTCGGATCACACTGGGTCGGCAGGCGTCAGGATAACGGTCTGCAACTGACTATTCCCGACGGGCTGCCCTTTCAATCCCTCTGGGGGCCGGCGCCGCTTTTGACGAATTCGGTGTAATCCCTGAAAAGGAACTTCAGGTGTTTCACGATTTCCACTATGGGGGAACGAAGCCGCAAGACGGTCCAGAAGGCCTCCCACGCGATCCCCTTCGATAGCTTCGAGTCTCCCGATGCCCTTCCGTAGAAGATCACCGGCAGTTCCTTGATCCTGAAGCCAAGCCGGTAAGCGTAGGTTTTCATCTCGATCTGGAACGCGTATCCGTCGGACCGTATCTTGTCCAGATCGATCTTCTCCAGCACCTCCCGCCGGTAGCATTTGAAACCGGCCGTGAAGTCCCACACCGGTATGATGACGACGTACGAAGCGAACATATTTGCGAACTTGCTCATCAGCAACCGCCTGAACCGCCATCCGTCCACCCTGACTCCATCGCAATACCGGCTCCCGATCACCAGGTCCGCATCCTTCATCGCCTCGAGCATCGCCGGGAGATATTTCGGATCATGGGAAAAATCGGCATCCATCTCGAGGATATAATCCATACCCGTGTCCAGCGCATACCTGAACCCGTCGATATAGGCGGTCCCCAATCCCATCTTTCCCGGTCGATGGATCACGTGGACCCTGTCGTTTTCCTTCGCCAGCCTGTCGGCGATTTCTCCTGTGCCGTCAGGGGAATTGTCGTCGACGATCAGGAGATGGAAGTTCTCTTTCATGGGGAGAATGGCGCGGGCCATCCGTTCGATATTGTCCCCCTCGTTGTACGTCGGCATGACTATCATCGGCTTCATGCGGATTCTCCCGGCCCCGTAAGGCGCTCCCTTTTTCCGTTCATGCCGCGTTCAACCACTTGACGGTGATGCCTATCCCCGTCCCGCAATCGGTCCTCGGATCGAATCCGAGTTCATCCCTGGCCCTTTCATGGCTGAAAAACCTGTCCCTGCACATGATGTCGATCTTGTCCGGCGTCAGGAACGGCTCCCTGTCGAGCCCGAGAACTCGATGCGCGGTTTCCAGGAGATGCCCGGCGATCCGGACCGCTTTCAACGGGACATGAAATGGCGGGACCCTTTTCCCGAGCGCCGACGAGATCAGATCCACGAGCCGGTTGACGGTGACGGGCTCCATCCCGGAAAACACGTACGTACTGCCTGGTGCCGCGGGACTGTCGACGGACCGCATGATTCCTTCGATCAGGTCGTCGATGTAAAGAAGATGGACCCTGTTCTCGCCGCTTCCCACCGTCAGGTACCTGCCGGAATCGATCAACCTCACGAGCTTGGGGATCATACCCCACGTATCCCTCGGTCCGTACGTTATCACCGGACGGATGACGATCCCCGGCACATTTCGGTTGCGGTGGAATTCCGTGACGAGCGCTTCCGAATCGTATTTCGTTTTTCCGTATCGCGTGGCGGGGAAACAGGGCGAGTCTTCGGCGACCGGCCCCCCGTAGGGGTGCCCGAACACGCTTACGGAGCTTATGTAGATGAAACGGCTTACATTCCCCCTTGCGGACCGATCGAGAAGGTTCCTGGTCAACTCCACGTTAACGCGGCGAATCTGCGTGTCGTCGTGGGTCCATCCGCTTCCCCGGATCGCCGCCAGGTGGAAAACGATATCCACGTTCTTCATCAAGGCGCCGGTAGCGGCACCATCAAGAAGATCTGCTTCCCTGATATCCGCCCCTTCGGAAGAAAGGTATTTCCGATCACTGCTCTTTCTCACGGGGACGACCACGGAATGGCCGTCCTTCACGAGACGGTCGACCAAATGGCTCCCGATGAACCCGGTCCCGCCGGTCACCAGCGCTCTCATCCGCCGAAAAGGGATTCGACCCCCACCTTTGCGACGGTCCGGAAGGAAAAGAGCATGTTCGTATAACTCGCGTTGGCGAGAGGACAGAAACAATCCCGGTCCTTGATTTCCTTCCGTATCCGGGCCGCTTCAGCGGAAAACCATATCTTCGGGAAGTCGTAATCCGATTCCCGCAGGTTTCCCATGACTTCCGATCGGATACAGCACGCCCAGACGTCTCCGTCCGGCGCCAGCTGGCACGAGGCCACTCCCGCGTAACACGGGATCTGGATCCTGTTTTCCAGGAGGATCTTTTTGACCATGTGGTAATAGCGCTTCCGGAAGGCCCGGGTCACTTTCGATATCCCCTTCATTTCCCAATTCTTCATGTCTTCGGCGATGAAATCCACGGCCCTTTCGTAATCTGCATGCAAGGGTGATATTCTTTCGCCGACGGTAAGAAGCTCCGTTCTCTCTTCGGCGATTTCCGTGATGTAGGAGTCCGGCCCGAGTTTTTTCAGCTCCGAGTAAATTTCCGGAATATCGCGCGCGTTGTATCGCGATATAACGGTGTGGAAGCCCAGAACCAGGTTTTCGCCATGTCCCAACGAACGAAGCCCGTGGTACGTATCGATTGCTTTCCTGTACGAACCCTTCGAGCCGCGGATCTCGTCATGCCTTTCGCCGACGGCATCGATGGAAAGGTTCACGATGACCGCGGCGTCCGGGCAGGCTTCCACGATACGACCGACTTTCCCGACGATGCGATCCGTCAACAATCCATTCGTTGGAATATTTATGATCTTCGGCCTGCAGTGGCGGTAGGCCTCGATGCAGACGGAGTCGATATCCTCCCGCAGGAACGGCTCCCCGCCGCTGAACGTGATCCAGTGCGGGGCCCGCCCGATGGACCGGAAGATCTTTCCGTACTCGTCGAGCGTCAGCTCCCGGCTTTCCCTCTCGTAGACCCTGCATGTCATGCAGCGCGAATTGCACCGGTAGGTAAGGCTGACCGTAAGACTGGCCGGAAGCATCCGTGGGCGGCCGAGCCGGCGGGCGAGTTTAAAGAACGGGACTTTTGCAAGGAGATTCAGCAACGGGTTTTTCAGCAGATCCGCGGCAACTGCTCTCCCGTGAACATGTCGACGACCCTGGCCGTGCCGAGCTTCGTTTTCAGGATCACTTTCCCCTTGTGGGAATCGGTTACTTCCCCGATGATCCGCGCATTCGTTCCGTGTGGATTCTTAAGCATTGCATCGAGTACGGAGCCGGCATCGCTTCCCCTTACGACGGCGATCATTTTTCCCTCGTTCGCCACATAGAGAGGATCGAGGCCGAGGATTTCGCAGGCTTCCCGGACTTCATCGCGCACCGGCAGCGTTTCTTCCTCGATCAGTATCCCGACGCCGGATTTTTCGGCGAATTCGTTCAGCGTCGACGCCACGCCTCCGCGGGTCGGATCCCTCATGGCGTGCACCTCCGCGTTCGTCTCCAGGATGTCGTCCACGAGCTTGTGCAGCGGCGCGGTATCGCTTTGCACCGGTTTCTTGAATATAAGACCCTCACGCACGGACATGATGGCGATGCCGTGGTCGCCTATGTAGCCGCTGACGAGGACCTTGTCGCCCGCTTCCAGGTTCATTCCCGACACGTTCAGCGAGTTTTTCACGATCCCCACTCCCGCGGTGTTGACAAAGATCCCGTCCACACTCCCCTTGTTCACCACCTTCGTGTCACCGGTGATTATCTTAACTCCCGCCGTCTCTGCTGCCCGGTTGACGGATACGAGGATCCGCTTCAGGTCATCCATGGGGAATCCTTCCTCGATGATCAGCCCGAGGCTCAGGTAAAGAGGCATCGCGCCGCCCATGGCGAGGTCGTTGACCGTGCCGTATACGGCCAGATCGCCTATATCCCCTCCGGGGAAAAAGATCGGCGTGATGACGTACGAATCCGTCGTGAATGCGAACTTCGATCCGTTCACTTCGAAGATTCCCTGGTCGTTCAGCACGTTCAGGATCGGGTTCCCGATGATCGGCAGAAAAACCTTTTCGATGAGTTCGTGGCTTAACCTTCCCCCGCCCCCGTGGGCGAGCTGAATCTTGTCGTGTTTCATCGGTTTCGCCTTTTCCTTTTATATTTCGTTTTTCCCGGCATTCGACGACGCGGCCAGCGCATTTTCCAGGGTTTCGAAGGATTCGACGGGGGTGATCGTTTTCGTCAGGAGTTTCGCCACCAGGTTCAGGTAGACGCCGGCCGGCTTGGGGGGAAGGGACTTGAAGTAGTGCACCTGGAGCTTTTCGGCCGCCCCGAGGCTCTTCGCCATGTCTCCGTGTATCACCGAGGGATATTTTTCATAGGGAATGTGCCTCATGGCGGGTATGTCACCCATGTCGAAAATCACGTCTCTCGCCGCCTGCGCGTCGGTGAGGGATTTCAGTAATTCCACCGCTTCCTTTTTGTAACGCGACCGCTCCGACACCGCGTAAGTCGCGAGCGACCCGCCGAAGATCGTGGATAGCCCGCCCGTTCCGCCGTTCACCTGCGGGAACGGGAAGATTCCCATCCGTTCCAGGGCGCCGGGGTTTTCAACGTGAAAATAGGAAAGGAGCCGGTTTCCGTTCAGCTGCATCGCGGCTTTTCCCTGGAAGAACAGCCGGCGCATCTCCTCGTAGTTCGTCTGTCCGCACGACTCGTGGAACGCGCCTGCACCGGCGAACTCCAGGACCTTCCCCGCCGCCGCGAGGAAGCATTCCCTGATTTCGGCGTAACGGGGCGACCTCGTGAAATCGGAAACGAAGACATCATCCCCGCCGATGCGGTGAAAGAGATGGGAAAAGAAAAATGCGCCGGGCCACCGCTCCTTGTTCCCCACTGCAAACGGAACGAGCCCGGCCCCGCTCAGCTCACGGCAGATGGATATCAATTGGTCGACGGATCGCGGGATGGAGAATCCGAACCTATCGAAAATGTTCCTGTCGTACCAGACGAAGATGCACCCCTGTTCGACGGGGGCGGC comes from the Deltaproteobacteria bacterium genome and includes:
- a CDS encoding DUF4114 domain-containing protein, whose product is MRKLVIPVFLVVMLVATSALAAPIVYSNTRPQPVGSSAETSLQTILDTITGSPGSINAYSDQKNAGYWGLQNPAPGVIAPLLRFQFAGNSNEFGLWSGKDTNGPINTRAIFLGSATPTDFALVQWLTSSSGVIFGGSGVAAGAFSGIPINGFGFYISGQGGTFFSIDQLNGGYAQMLAYQQAASNTWILAFEDLPRAGADGDFNDKVVSVESIVPVPEPGTMFLLGSGLVGLAGWGRKKFRK
- a CDS encoding methyltransferase domain-containing protein — protein: MLTLAGTAGMVNLPNARNYDEGLGTVYERFMLNDFFDSITCSTNIRNVLEVPIYGMTGLTGINSVHFAEKGCNVTLVGTNDTHVEEAACLWKELPYADKYKIIKHVDMSRLPFEDGSFDLVWNFAALWHVRQAKSLLSEIARVASGMVLIFMPNRRQAGYLLRKHFFDRDFFGRVDEKWADMGLIRSLMASLGLEMKAQGVLDVPPWPDTCFPIGPYIRKIFGSGEGQADRWTWDIMRYYNGRDEGMKRKIDKFAFLERMAIPWWVKSVWAHHRFAIFSKY
- a CDS encoding sigma-54-dependent Fis family transcriptional regulator; translated protein: MADKILIVEDNDSLRAGIKVSFEEAGYAVHEASSGMEAVRKLETESYHVVVSDIKLGDLTGVDILKKAKEVSSETEVILMTAYATVETAVQALRLGAFDYIQKPFEIDHLIHCVKTARKMGSMKGELDFFQKSAYRSAMEDDALVAESRGMKEILNVIRKVAPTTATILVTGETGTGKELLATLIHFGSPRAKCALVKVNCAALHENLLESELFGHEKGAFTGAERLRIGRFEQADKGTIFLDEIGDMSSTTQAKVLRVLQEQEFERLGSSGKSIKVDVRVVAATNKDMRTEVKEGRFRQDLFFRLNVVNLHVPPLRERAEDILPLARFFLNRYAVEFKKKVTTFSPAAIGKLRSYNWPGNVRELQNAIERAVLLCEYEMIEPSSLTMEGRPDEDVLSPGDVLNLEKLERAAIMKALHSSGGIQKEAARLLGISARVLNYKIQSLGIDWKTYRMHVP
- a CDS encoding extracellular solute-binding protein, with protein sequence MKKIKLKFLRYHCLDRHHCSVQYRQMLDGLIRRFEEANPWIEVESTVMRNWYQLMYTLNRDLPDPEGPDVFHTCGGGELEDLVGKGLVHDLSTELEGGWKETFAPASLHPLKVEGKTYAAPVEQGCIFVWYDRNIFDRFGFSIPRSVDQLISICRELSGAGLVPFAVGNKERWPGAFFFSHLFHRIGGDDVFVSDFTRSPRYAEIRECFLAAAGKVLEFAGAGAFHESCGQTNYEEMRRLFFQGKAAMQLNGNRLLSYFHVENPGALERMGIFPFPQVNGGTGGLSTIFGGSLATYAVSERSRYKKEAVELLKSLTDAQAARDVIFDMGDIPAMRHIPYEKYPSVIHGDMAKSLGAAEKLQVHYFKSLPPKPAGVYLNLVAKLLTKTITPVESFETLENALAASSNAGKNEI
- a CDS encoding polyprenol monophosphomannose synthase, which encodes MKPMIVMPTYNEGDNIERMARAILPMKENFHLLIVDDNSPDGTGEIADRLAKENDRVHVIHRPGKMGLGTAYIDGFRYALDTGMDYILEMDADFSHDPKYLPAMLEAMKDADLVIGSRYCDGVRVDGWRFRRLLMSKFANMFASYVVIIPVWDFTAGFKCYRREVLEKIDLDKIRSDGYAFQIEMKTYAYRLGFRIKELPVIFYGRASGDSKLSKGIAWEAFWTVLRLRSPIVEIVKHLKFLFRDYTEFVKSGAGPQRD
- a CDS encoding NAD(P)-dependent oxidoreductase, which codes for MRALVTGGTGFIGSHLVDRLVKDGHSVVVPVRKSSDRKYLSSEGADIREADLLDGAATGALMKNVDIVFHLAAIRGSGWTHDDTQIRRVNVELTRNLLDRSARGNVSRFIYISSVSVFGHPYGGPVAEDSPCFPATRYGKTKYDSEALVTEFHRNRNVPGIVIRPVITYGPRDTWGMIPKLVRLIDSGRYLTVGSGENRVHLLYIDDLIEGIMRSVDSPAAPGSTYVFSGMEPVTVNRLVDLISSALGKRVPPFHVPLKAVRIAGHLLETAHRVLGLDREPFLTPDKIDIMCRDRFFSHERARDELGFDPRTDCGTGIGITVKWLNAA
- a CDS encoding radical SAM protein, with amino-acid sequence MKNPLLNLLAKVPFFKLARRLGRPRMLPASLTVSLTYRCNSRCMTCRVYERESRELTLDEYGKIFRSIGRAPHWITFSGGEPFLREDIDSVCIEAYRHCRPKIINIPTNGLLTDRIVGKVGRIVEACPDAAVIVNLSIDAVGERHDEIRGSKGSYRKAIDTYHGLRSLGHGENLVLGFHTVISRYNARDIPEIYSELKKLGPDSYITEIAEERTELLTVGERISPLHADYERAVDFIAEDMKNWEMKGISKVTRAFRKRYYHMVKKILLENRIQIPCYAGVASCQLAPDGDVWACCIRSEVMGNLRESDYDFPKIWFSAEAARIRKEIKDRDCFCPLANASYTNMLFSFRTVAKVGVESLFGG
- the hypE gene encoding hydrogenase expression/formation protein HypE, whose protein sequence is MKHDKIQLAHGGGGRLSHELIEKVFLPIIGNPILNVLNDQGIFEVNGSKFAFTTDSYVITPIFFPGGDIGDLAVYGTVNDLAMGGAMPLYLSLGLIIEEGFPMDDLKRILVSVNRAAETAGVKIITGDTKVVNKGSVDGIFVNTAGVGIVKNSLNVSGMNLEAGDKVLVSGYIGDHGIAIMSVREGLIFKKPVQSDTAPLHKLVDDILETNAEVHAMRDPTRGGVASTLNEFAEKSGVGILIEEETLPVRDEVREACEILGLDPLYVANEGKMIAVVRGSDAGSVLDAMLKNPHGTNARIIGEVTDSHKGKVILKTKLGTARVVDMFTGEQLPRIC